A single genomic interval of Gossypium raimondii isolate GPD5lz chromosome 11, ASM2569854v1, whole genome shotgun sequence harbors:
- the LOC105802990 gene encoding COBRA-like protein 7 → MAVPAQLHSIIFSFILLLLSLFDTSLSQPQTPSPAPAPPPPSDSCNGIFLSYNYTGGHALPPTDPTNQAYRFESTLTVLNNGRHELKSWRAFVGFQHQELLVSASNAVLADGSSFPAEVGNGTVLAGFPISDLKSAVETAGDRAQMEVRVGLVGTQFGVGAPDVPMPLNISLVNDGYSCLNATNEGNNVMHACCIQDDLNSDSNNGVNDEFLARQEGDLVIMYDVIRTYSDNYLSQVSISIHNPLGRLDKWQLSFDWMREEFIYAMRGAYPYVVDTTDCIFGRQGQHYKEMDFSQVLNCERRPTIVDLPPTRANDSILGRIPFCCRNGTILPPLMDPSKSISSFNMQVYKMPPDLNRTELVPPQNWKIKGTMNPEYECGSPIRVTPSQFPDPSGLPSATASIASWQVVCNITQSKQAVPRCCVSYSAFFNDSAIPCNTCACGCNSNPSQTCSATEPALLLRPDALLIPFENRTAEALSWADIKRRSVPNPLPCGDNCGVSINWHLLSDHKDGWTARITLFNWGDSSFEDWFAAVQLDKAVPGFEEVYTFNGSKLLGSNNTLFMQGRPGLNYLLAETDGAKPKKDPRVPGTQQSVISFKKKSTPGIEVAAGDGFPTKVLFNGEECALPTRLPSKAPMVSGRSSVFGFLTLALLLLMQ, encoded by the exons ATGGCTGTTCCCGCCCAACTCCATTCTATCATCTTctctttcattttgcttttgctttctCTCTTCGACACTTCACTTTCTCAACCCCAGACCCCTTCCCCGGCGCCAGCACCACCTCCCCCCTCCGACTCATGCAACGGGATCTTCTTATCGTACAACTACACTGGAGGCCATGCCCTCCCTCCCACCGACCCCACCAACCAAGCCTACCGTTTCGAGTCCACTTTAACTGTTCTCAACAACGGACGTCACGAGCTCAAGTCTTGGAGAGCCTTCGTTGGGTTTCAGCACCAGGAGCTCTTGGTCTCTGCTTCTAACGCCGTTTTGGCCGATGGGAGTTCCTTCCCTGCTGAGGTTGGAAACGGTACCGTTCTCGCCGGCTTCCCCATCAGTGACCTTAAATCGGCTGTGGAGACTGCCGGGGACAGGGCACAAATGGAGGTTAGGGTCGGTTTAGTGGGTACTCAATTCGGTGTCGGAGCTCCGGATGTTCCCATGCCGCTTAATATTAGTCTCGTTAACGATGGGTATTCTTGTCTTAACGCCACCAATGAAG GGAACAATGTGATGCATGCATGCTGCATTCAAGATGATCTAAACTCTGATTCGAACAATGGGGTAAATGATGAATTCTTGGCCAGGCAAGAAGGTGATCTTGTAATCATGTATGACGTGATAAGGACATATAGTGATAATTACTTGTCTCAGGTTTCAATCTCAATTCATAACCCTCTTGGTCGCCTTGATAAATGGCAATTGAGCTTTGATTGGATGAGGGAGGAATTCATTTATGCCATGAGAGGAGCTTACCCTTATGTTGTTGATACAACAGACTGCATTTTCGGCAGGCAAGGTCAGCACTACAAAGAAATGGATTTTTCGCAGGTATTGAATTGTGAGAGAAGGCCTACTATTGTTGACCTGCCTCCCACAAGAGCCAATGACTCGATCCTTGGAAGAATTCCCTTTTGCTGTCGAAACGGGACCATTCTGCCTCCTTTAATGGATCCTAGCAAGTCTATATCATCTTTCAACATGCAAGTCTACAAAATGCCACCAGACTTGAATAGAACAGAGTTAGTTCCACCTCAGAACTGGAAGATCAAAGGCACTATGAATCCGGAATACGAATGCGGGTCTCCGATACGAGTTACCCCAAGTCAATTCCCTGATCCAAGTGGTTTGCCATCAGCAACAGCGTCAATTGCTAGTTGGCAAGTGGTTTGCAATATAACACAATCCAAGCAGGCAGTTCCAAGATGTTGTGTTTCATACTCTGCTTTCTTCAATGATTCTGCTATTCCATGCAATACATGTGCCTGTGGCTGCAACAGCAACCCAAGCCAAACCTGCAGTGCAACAGAGCCGGCTCTACTTCTACGACCCGATGCTCTTCTTATCCCTTTCGAGAACAGGACTGCTGAAGCATTGTCGTGGGCTGATATAAAAAGACGATCAGTTCCTAATCCATTGCCTTGTGGAGATAACTGTGGAGTTAGCATAAACTGGCACTTATTATCAGATCATAAAGATGGATGGACTGCAAGGATCACTCTTTTTAACTGGGGTGATTCTAGCTTTGAAGACTGGTTTGCAGCAGTTCAATTGGATAAAGCAGTACCAGGCTTTGAAGAAGTCTACACCTTCAATGGAAGCAAGTTGCTTGGCTCCAACAATACACTATTCATGCAAGGTCGTCCGGGTTTGAATTATCTTCTAGCCGAAACAGATGGTGCCAAACCGAAAAAGGATCCACGTGTTCCCGGCACTCAACAATCAGTTATCTCTTTCAAGAAGAAGTCCACACCGGGAATCGAAGTGGCCGCCGGTGATGGGTTCCCGACAAAAGTATTGTTTAACGGAGAGGAATGTGCACTTCCCACAAGACTTCCTAGCAAAGCTCCCATGGTCAGTGGTAGAAGCAGCGTTTTTGGCTTTCTAACACTTGCTCTTCTATTGCTAATGCAGTAG